In Fervidobacterium nodosum Rt17-B1, one genomic interval encodes:
- a CDS encoding extracellular solute-binding protein — MKRYSRVFLMMFLLLFSISIFAKATITVSVWSWNVDRYKKLIAEFNKYYPDIEVKLVVNEPEVNSFLTARASAKQVLPDVIAESWEPLSYPVSQGWVYPLDEFLKDDPYIKYVPNSVRNAFKYNGKTYALGERLHFECIVLNLDLLKKLNLQVPKYEEWTVDLFKNYARRATTREYSGINQLWEFDTFMAAVLSDHTTFWSFDPEKWEFDLVKGGWIPAIKLQKELKSIPGLVSDDMINQEARNKGELDDYQKKFGKDADAFRESKVLMGFEATYDWSWLRTVPWNFDYYPLPYDQKIGQRFPVHVNYTFVTSTTKYPKEAFLFARFLTYDPRGVVARLKLFESEGEEKGRLIDWFIPATMHPDVINYFEKMKIPNGIKYMLKNLDKTVRVDMWKVVPGWVEVIWDIIFPVNEKIRAGATQPEAVAAETQEKANKVIKESWTIFQKKLAEAEKKFPQIRKQIEGK; from the coding sequence ATGAAAAGGTACTCAAGAGTATTTTTAATGATGTTTTTACTTTTGTTTTCCATCAGCATCTTTGCGAAGGCAACGATAACAGTTTCTGTGTGGAGTTGGAATGTTGACAGGTACAAGAAGCTTATCGCGGAGTTTAATAAGTACTATCCGGATATAGAAGTTAAATTGGTTGTAAACGAGCCGGAAGTAAACAGTTTTCTTACAGCAAGAGCCTCTGCTAAGCAGGTTTTACCAGATGTTATAGCCGAATCTTGGGAACCATTATCATATCCTGTCTCACAAGGTTGGGTTTATCCATTAGATGAATTTTTAAAAGATGACCCATATATAAAGTATGTTCCAAATAGTGTGCGAAACGCATTTAAGTACAATGGTAAAACATATGCCTTGGGTGAAAGGTTACATTTCGAATGTATTGTTTTGAATCTTGATTTGCTTAAGAAACTCAACTTACAAGTTCCAAAGTATGAAGAATGGACAGTTGATCTTTTCAAAAATTATGCCAGAAGAGCTACAACGAGAGAATATTCAGGAATAAATCAGCTTTGGGAATTTGATACTTTTATGGCGGCCGTACTTAGTGACCACACTACATTTTGGAGTTTTGATCCAGAGAAATGGGAATTTGATCTTGTAAAAGGTGGATGGATACCTGCTATTAAGCTTCAAAAAGAGCTTAAATCTATACCAGGTCTTGTTTCAGACGATATGATTAATCAAGAAGCACGAAACAAAGGAGAGCTTGACGATTATCAAAAGAAGTTTGGTAAAGACGCGGATGCTTTCAGAGAGTCAAAAGTTCTTATGGGGTTTGAAGCAACGTACGATTGGAGCTGGCTAAGAACAGTACCTTGGAATTTTGATTATTACCCACTTCCTTACGATCAAAAGATTGGTCAGAGGTTTCCTGTACATGTTAATTATACATTCGTTACCTCAACAACAAAATATCCGAAAGAAGCGTTCTTATTCGCAAGATTTCTCACATACGATCCAAGAGGAGTTGTAGCAAGATTAAAACTCTTTGAGTCTGAAGGTGAAGAAAAAGGAAGACTTATCGATTGGTTCATACCTGCCACAATGCACCCAGATGTTATAAATTATTTCGAAAAAATGAAGATACCAAATGGGATTAAGTATATGCTTAAGAATCTTGATAAGACCGTTAGAGTTGATATGTGGAAGGTAGTACCGGGATGGGTTGAAGTTATTTGGGATATTATATTCCCAGTCAACGAGAAAATCAGAGCAGGTGCAACTCAACCTGAAGCTGTTGCAGCAGAGACTCAAGAAAAAGCTAATAAGGTTATAAAAGAATCATGGACTATTTTCCAGAAAAAATTAG
- a CDS encoding sensor histidine kinase, with amino-acid sequence MSDLKVVLFLQLLVLVIFVFSMYLLPSNLYFISILSIFVIVNTIGLSYYVLRILTENMKEKGIKLRWLYFTIMVVISLVTFSYLLSNIFKIWLKNYPESAILDFLNTLLIVLTLLLVSFGISYLTLKRELERQISENKRLEELKLKFQLESLKSKVNPHFLFNTIATALSMIEIDEDKDKIKNYLLEVGNLLRKSVDAPETWTINEEIELTKSYLSINKTRLGEKLDFEIFVADECLYKKIPALILQPVVENAVVHGISKSKKGGKIYISCTTINGQIVITVKDTGIGADKIVKGTGINLVEERLKLFSKNSTMEIVSKQNEGTTVKMIIKD; translated from the coding sequence GTGTCAGATTTGAAGGTAGTATTATTTCTTCAATTGCTTGTACTTGTTATCTTTGTGTTTTCAATGTACCTTCTTCCGTCGAATTTATATTTTATTTCTATTCTTTCTATATTTGTAATTGTTAACACTATAGGGCTATCGTACTATGTTCTCAGAATACTTACAGAAAATATGAAAGAAAAAGGTATTAAATTAAGATGGTTGTACTTTACTATTATGGTAGTTATTTCATTAGTAACTTTTTCATACTTGCTTTCTAATATATTTAAAATATGGCTGAAAAATTATCCAGAGAGTGCTATTTTAGATTTTTTAAATACACTTCTAATAGTTTTAACTCTTTTACTTGTTTCATTTGGAATATCGTATTTAACTTTAAAAAGAGAACTGGAAAGACAAATTTCAGAAAACAAAAGACTTGAGGAACTCAAACTTAAATTTCAACTTGAGTCTCTTAAATCAAAGGTAAATCCACATTTTCTTTTTAATACAATCGCAACGGCATTATCTATGATTGAAATTGATGAAGATAAAGACAAGATAAAAAATTACCTCTTGGAAGTTGGAAATTTGCTTAGAAAAAGTGTTGACGCGCCGGAAACTTGGACTATTAATGAAGAAATCGAATTAACAAAAAGTTATCTTTCAATTAATAAAACAAGGTTGGGGGAAAAGCTCGATTTCGAAATATTTGTTGCGGATGAATGCTTGTATAAAAAAATTCCTGCGTTAATTCTTCAACCTGTAGTGGAAAACGCTGTCGTACACGGAATCTCAAAGTCGAAAAAAGGTGGTAAAATTTATATTTCATGCACAACCATTAATGGACAAATTGTTATAACAGTAAAAGACACAGGAATAGGAGCGGATAAAATAGTTAAAGGCACTGGAATAAATCTTGTGGAAGAAAGACTAAAACTGTTCTCGAAAAACTCAACTATGGAGATAGTTTCAAAACAAAACGAAGGAACAACTGTCAAAATGATTATAAAGGACTAA
- a CDS encoding pyrrolo-quinoline quinone, with protein MKFESKKVSAIKKRKKNTLKKIFFSLFFVVLIFGILFAIYNLAKFVPLFANSTPEKSKDKKVESKVISYNDSYEVRFHKVIKDGKNIIAIGTVMKDPSLKYQLLVVSFDENGNVKWKTEFGKEGDEWGYDILKSNNGYIALGVVSSKSLNVNGRYDALVLNISNSGDVISYKVYGGPDWDRAYKLLKVKDGYVFAGDNFMKGGDILENFGEHDYWIAKIDSKGTLLWSKSFGGIRWDRAYSTDYDAETDTIIVVGSSNSFTDGTRYEGYVLAYDSNGTLKWKTFLSNLGTIWPTSASIANSKIYVGGYAYENGSEKSFIAMLNSSGKVEYIKTFADKTRINAIKVKKTEKQDIVYFAGYKDNGTKQPWYGQFIFSSEMTEPVLVEYSIDSEYGMLFDILIEDGYVITSGSTMEKGKAIGLIKAVPEKGL; from the coding sequence TTGAAGTTTGAATCCAAAAAAGTTTCAGCGATAAAAAAAAGAAAGAAAAACACGCTCAAAAAAATCTTCTTTTCACTGTTTTTTGTTGTTTTAATTTTTGGCATTTTGTTTGCTATTTACAATTTAGCAAAGTTTGTACCACTCTTTGCAAACTCGACTCCTGAAAAAAGTAAAGATAAAAAGGTCGAATCAAAAGTTATATCTTACAATGATTCTTATGAAGTTAGATTCCATAAAGTGATAAAAGATGGCAAAAACATAATAGCCATTGGTACTGTTATGAAAGACCCTTCTTTAAAATATCAACTATTAGTTGTCTCTTTTGACGAAAATGGAAATGTAAAGTGGAAAACAGAGTTTGGAAAAGAAGGCGATGAATGGGGATACGATATACTTAAATCAAATAACGGTTACATTGCCCTTGGAGTCGTCTCTTCAAAATCATTAAATGTAAACGGCAGATACGATGCCTTGGTTCTTAATATAAGTAACTCGGGAGATGTAATTTCGTACAAAGTTTACGGTGGACCAGATTGGGACAGAGCTTACAAATTGCTTAAAGTTAAAGATGGATATGTCTTTGCTGGAGACAATTTTATGAAAGGTGGAGATATTTTAGAAAACTTTGGTGAGCACGATTACTGGATAGCTAAAATAGATAGTAAAGGAACCTTATTGTGGAGCAAAAGTTTCGGTGGAATTAGGTGGGATAGAGCTTATAGCACAGATTATGATGCTGAAACTGATACCATAATAGTTGTTGGTTCTTCAAATTCGTTTACAGACGGAACAAGATACGAAGGTTATGTACTGGCTTACGATTCAAATGGCACATTAAAATGGAAAACGTTCTTATCAAATTTAGGAACAATATGGCCAACAAGTGCCTCTATTGCTAACTCCAAAATTTACGTTGGTGGATACGCTTACGAAAACGGAAGTGAAAAATCTTTTATTGCTATGTTGAACTCATCTGGAAAAGTTGAGTATATTAAAACATTTGCTGATAAAACAAGAATAAATGCTATAAAAGTTAAAAAAACAGAAAAACAAGACATAGTATACTTTGCCGGTTATAAAGATAATGGTACAAAGCAACCTTGGTATGGGCAATTTATCTTTTCATCTGAAATGACAGAACCTGTTTTGGTAGAGTACTCTATAGATTCTGAGTATGGAATGTTATTCGATATTCTTATTGAAGATGGTTACGTAATTACTTCAGGTTCAACAATGGAAAAAGGAAAAGCAATTGGATTAATCAAAGCGGTACCGGAAAAAGGATTATAA
- the dnaJ gene encoding molecular chaperone DnaJ, giving the protein MPVKKDYYEILGVSKNASDDEIKAAYKKLVKEWHPDRHTGDKKKIAEQKFKDIQEAYEVLSDPQKRAMYDKFGYVGEGIPYNYEYTTSSGGGFGFEDIFKDFFNDDIFNIFFGNQRTQSSQRVSGKRVPKRGEDINIEVTLNEADVFTGKDVTVEYDRYEECAHCHGEGVEPGSKWVTCSKCHGTGVVREERRTPFGVFINQYTCDVCGGRGSVPGEVCHECRGAGRIRKRVSTVVNIPAGVENGSVIRVPRKGNAGINGGEYGDLYVHVNIRKTSEYKREGDDIIIDVPVDYVTAILGGSVTVNLPSGEFVEVEIPSGTQPNEKIIVKGKGFPNLRSGKRGNLVANIVVKIPKRVSHKEKELLKEIAKERGVRI; this is encoded by the coding sequence ATGCCAGTCAAAAAAGACTACTATGAAATATTAGGTGTTTCAAAAAATGCTAGTGATGATGAAATAAAAGCTGCGTATAAAAAGCTTGTTAAAGAGTGGCATCCTGATAGACACACTGGCGATAAGAAAAAAATTGCAGAGCAAAAATTTAAGGATATTCAGGAAGCATACGAGGTACTTTCTGACCCTCAAAAGCGTGCGATGTACGACAAATTTGGTTACGTAGGGGAAGGTATACCTTACAATTATGAATACACCACATCTTCTGGTGGAGGCTTTGGCTTTGAAGATATATTTAAAGATTTCTTCAATGATGATATCTTCAACATATTCTTTGGCAATCAGCGCACACAATCATCGCAAAGAGTATCTGGTAAAAGGGTACCAAAACGTGGCGAAGATATAAATATAGAAGTAACATTAAATGAAGCAGACGTATTCACGGGAAAGGATGTAACTGTTGAATACGATAGATATGAAGAATGTGCGCACTGTCATGGTGAAGGAGTTGAACCTGGTAGTAAGTGGGTTACATGTTCAAAGTGTCACGGGACAGGTGTTGTTCGTGAAGAAAGGAGAACACCTTTTGGTGTATTTATAAACCAATACACCTGTGATGTTTGCGGTGGACGTGGTAGTGTTCCGGGAGAAGTATGCCATGAATGTAGAGGTGCTGGAAGGATTAGAAAGAGAGTGTCCACAGTTGTAAATATTCCAGCCGGTGTTGAAAACGGCTCTGTTATAAGAGTTCCAAGAAAAGGAAACGCAGGAATTAACGGTGGAGAATACGGAGATTTATATGTCCATGTTAATATTAGGAAAACAAGCGAATACAAACGTGAAGGCGATGATATAATAATAGATGTCCCTGTTGATTACGTAACTGCAATTCTTGGTGGAAGTGTAACTGTAAACCTGCCGAGTGGTGAGTTTGTCGAAGTTGAAATTCCTTCAGGAACACAACCAAATGAAAAAATAATTGTCAAAGGCAAAGGATTTCCAAATCTAAGAAGTGGTAAGCGTGGGAATTTAGTAGCTAATATTGTAGTAAAGATACCAAAAAGGGTATCTCATAAGGAAAAAGAATTGCTAAAAGAAATAGCAAAAGAAAGAGGGGTTAGAATTTGA
- a CDS encoding LytR/AlgR family response regulator transcription factor: MKCVIVEDEKLLAMVLEKMLKEEGIEVLGWADNVDEGIRLVDELKPDVLFLDINLGDKDGFYLLSKINHKPYVVFVTAYSEYAVKAFERNAIDYILKPVSRERLKNAIDKVSKAIESKKLNENYQDFIEEKIRSMLERLSYDLSNLQKKIPIETENEIVLVNCDDIILFQASEGLTVVNLKQGILKTKTPLKEFEAKLSKDKFIRVHKSYIISINAVKKILKNYIGGLAIELINGNIIPVGRMYKENIKKIIDT; the protein is encoded by the coding sequence ATGAAATGTGTAATTGTCGAAGATGAAAAATTACTTGCGATGGTGCTCGAAAAAATGCTGAAAGAAGAAGGGATAGAAGTTCTTGGATGGGCTGATAATGTAGATGAAGGAATTAGATTGGTTGACGAACTTAAGCCAGACGTGCTTTTCTTGGATATAAACTTAGGTGATAAGGATGGGTTCTATCTGCTTAGCAAGATTAATCATAAACCATACGTAGTTTTCGTAACAGCCTATTCGGAATATGCAGTTAAAGCATTTGAAAGGAATGCTATTGATTATATTTTAAAACCAGTTAGTAGGGAGAGATTGAAAAACGCAATCGATAAGGTTAGTAAGGCAATAGAATCGAAAAAATTAAATGAGAACTATCAAGATTTCATAGAGGAAAAAATTAGAAGCATGCTTGAAAGATTGTCTTACGATTTATCGAACTTACAAAAAAAAATACCTATCGAAACTGAAAATGAGATAGTACTTGTAAATTGCGATGATATAATTTTATTTCAAGCAAGTGAAGGATTGACGGTAGTTAATTTAAAACAAGGCATTCTTAAAACAAAGACTCCTTTGAAAGAGTTTGAAGCGAAATTGTCGAAAGACAAATTTATACGTGTGCATAAGTCTTATATTATTTCGATAAACGCAGTTAAAAAAATTTTGAAAAACTATATTGGAGGTTTAGCGATAGAGCTCATAAATGGGAATATAATACCGGTTGGAAGAATGTATAAAGAAAATATAAAGAAAATTATAGATACTTAG
- a CDS encoding 4Fe-4S cluster-binding domain-containing protein, with translation MNFTTGVFTFQTTQSQQDLNNPLVHTVKVLYGDHPYLPSVSIYFQGCDAFPKCAGCHNPETWDFDESFQINFDHLLATVVQKIELLLNKYPQVALAFLGGEPLSVRNRRSAYLIAKFVKEKFEDRVLTIVYTWRMPEDLTKIDIPLDYFDEFVMGRYIKELHQNGFPASSNQIYFSRRVNSNVRYSRNSKLHELFR, from the coding sequence ATGAATTTTACCACAGGAGTATTTACTTTCCAAACTACACAAAGCCAACAAGATCTGAATAATCCACTTGTTCACACTGTGAAGGTTCTATACGGTGACCATCCTTATCTACCTTCGGTTAGTATTTACTTTCAAGGTTGTGATGCTTTTCCAAAATGCGCAGGTTGCCATAACCCTGAAACTTGGGATTTCGACGAGTCTTTCCAAATAAATTTTGACCATCTATTAGCAACAGTTGTTCAAAAAATAGAATTGCTTTTAAACAAATACCCACAAGTTGCCCTTGCTTTTCTGGGTGGGGAACCACTATCGGTTAGAAATAGAAGAAGTGCTTACCTTATTGCGAAATTTGTTAAAGAAAAATTTGAAGATAGAGTTCTAACAATTGTGTATACTTGGAGGATGCCGGAAGATTTAACAAAAATAGATATTCCTTTGGATTACTTTGATGAATTTGTTATGGGAAGATATATAAAAGAACTTCACCAAAACGGATTCCCAGCTTCTTCAAATCAAATTTATTTCTCAAGGAGGGTGAACTCAAATGTCAGATATTCTAGAAATTCTAAATTACATGAACTTTTCAGATGA
- a CDS encoding carbohydrate binding domain-containing protein — MISSFVFGGNVSSTSVVNNGRFLVPITNDQQKNPYDWWLWEAAKYGVSSGKVESYGVKDGYVHIKLADVGSDTWHIQFNQWVNLTPKQSYYIYFRAKADKPRKINVKILQTHDPWTNYFSQTIELTQEWKTYEFYYTHPDRADETVTFGFELGRQEVTTVYFSDVVIKPIDKSEIPPEYRTEEEPVETVEYEFDEEEPDNLVNDGDFSYKIVNDQGSMPSEWWIWQAGQYGISSAKVSEYGVKDGYGYIVVGDTGTETWHIQFNQWIKLRKGGKYIISLKAKADVPRSINLKLVQTGAPYGTYFEKKLDLTKEWQTFTFEYTHPENGDPVVTLSLELGKGEPTTFYFDDVSVSPVK; from the coding sequence TTGATTTCGTCTTTCGTGTTTGGTGGAAATGTTTCAAGTACAAGTGTTGTAAATAACGGAAGGTTTTTAGTTCCCATAACAAACGATCAACAAAAGAATCCATATGATTGGTGGCTTTGGGAAGCTGCAAAGTACGGTGTCAGCAGTGGAAAGGTTGAGAGCTATGGTGTTAAAGATGGTTATGTGCACATAAAACTTGCGGATGTTGGTTCTGATACATGGCACATACAATTCAATCAATGGGTTAATTTAACACCAAAACAGAGCTATTATATTTATTTCAGAGCCAAGGCGGATAAACCAAGAAAAATTAATGTGAAAATACTCCAAACTCATGATCCATGGACGAATTATTTCTCGCAAACGATAGAACTGACACAAGAATGGAAGACTTATGAATTTTACTATACTCATCCTGACAGAGCGGATGAAACTGTAACGTTCGGCTTTGAACTTGGAAGACAAGAAGTAACAACTGTTTATTTCTCAGATGTTGTAATCAAACCAATTGATAAGTCGGAAATTCCACCAGAGTACAGAACTGAAGAAGAACCTGTTGAGACTGTTGAATACGAGTTCGATGAAGAAGAACCGGATAATTTAGTCAACGATGGTGATTTTAGCTACAAAATAGTCAATGACCAAGGAAGTATGCCATCTGAATGGTGGATATGGCAAGCAGGTCAGTATGGTATTAGCTCAGCTAAAGTATCAGAATACGGTGTTAAAGATGGGTATGGGTACATCGTTGTTGGAGATACTGGTACGGAAACATGGCATATACAATTTAACCAGTGGATAAAACTTAGAAAAGGTGGAAAATACATAATTTCTCTTAAGGCAAAAGCTGATGTTCCACGCTCTATAAACTTGAAGTTAGTTCAAACTGGTGCACCGTATGGTACATATTTTGAAAAGAAACTTGACTTGACAAAAGAATGGCAGACATTTACATTCGAATATACCCATCCAGAAAATGGTGACCCAGTAGTGACTCTAAGTCTTGAGCTTGGAAAAGGTGAGCCGACAACGTTTTACTTTGATGATGTTTCAGTTTCGCCAGTTAAGTAA
- the grpE gene encoding nucleotide exchange factor GrpE produces the protein MEFEKEEKKQQNTENNEIKEIKENTSEENSVQNIEDENKQLKEKVAELEAQLKEIQNAARFIKASFENYKLDVERQLKENTRSTALRIFRNLIPIVDDFKRALNYYNQTQDLEEFYKGTQKIIEKFFKTLENEGLKPIDTSGRFDPFLHEAVEREEREDVEEYTIIETIEEGYTYNGQVIKPAKVKVAIKPRKS, from the coding sequence ATGGAATTCGAAAAAGAAGAAAAAAAACAACAAAATACTGAAAACAATGAAATTAAAGAAATTAAAGAAAATACCAGTGAAGAGAATAGCGTACAAAATATAGAAGATGAGAATAAGCAACTAAAAGAAAAAGTTGCCGAGCTTGAAGCTCAGCTCAAAGAGATTCAAAATGCTGCAAGATTTATAAAAGCATCTTTCGAAAATTACAAACTAGACGTTGAACGTCAATTAAAGGAAAATACACGTAGTACCGCTCTTAGAATTTTCAGAAATCTTATACCAATTGTGGATGATTTCAAGAGGGCGCTTAATTATTACAACCAAACTCAAGATTTGGAAGAATTTTACAAAGGAACTCAGAAAATTATCGAAAAGTTTTTCAAAACATTAGAAAACGAAGGACTAAAACCAATAGATACTTCTGGAAGATTTGATCCTTTCTTACATGAAGCTGTGGAAAGGGAAGAACGCGAAGATGTAGAAGAATATACAATAATCGAGACGATTGAAGAAGGTTACACATACAACGGGCAGGTTATAAAGCCAGCGAAAGTGAAAGTAGCAATTAAACCAAGAAAAAGTTAA
- the hrcA gene encoding heat-inducible transcriptional repressor HrcA, protein MDITERQKKILYCIVQDYINTKTPVSSKRVLESAIIGRSGATIRNDMNRLMRAGYIYQPHTSAGRVPTDKGLRFYVSELKKIRDEIKSKSTHVDTAANFPIGDMEKVLTGAAKLLSSSTKGMVIIEKPNPLNLRVKRVVITPVSKNFSIVNIVTSLGLSSSIPLQHGEIENVAHVEEILNKVISGLTLNEFKTRIKEIISKINNFKEFDFSEMGKGFLEITERLSMERYEDYISEGLYNLLSNDRINLKKLQNILGYVSSEDFYKDVFELESDIYIGKEHSLRFLDDFSVILGDFYAESTPIGRIAVIFDKYGKYDQIIDSFEFMLNRLTEYFTVVSRNV, encoded by the coding sequence ATGGATATTACAGAACGCCAAAAAAAGATACTTTACTGCATTGTTCAGGATTACATAAACACAAAAACTCCGGTAAGTTCTAAACGTGTGCTTGAGAGCGCTATTATAGGGCGTTCTGGCGCAACTATACGAAATGATATGAATAGGCTTATGAGGGCTGGTTACATTTATCAACCACACACATCCGCTGGAAGAGTTCCTACCGACAAAGGGTTACGTTTTTACGTTAGTGAATTGAAAAAAATACGTGATGAAATAAAGTCGAAAAGCACACATGTTGACACAGCGGCTAATTTTCCAATAGGTGATATGGAAAAAGTTCTCACCGGCGCGGCAAAATTGCTAAGCTCTTCAACTAAAGGCATGGTAATTATAGAAAAACCAAATCCTCTAAACCTAAGAGTAAAGAGAGTTGTAATTACACCTGTTAGTAAGAATTTTTCAATAGTGAATATAGTTACCTCGCTTGGTTTAAGCTCTTCAATACCACTTCAACATGGCGAAATTGAAAATGTAGCACACGTTGAGGAAATACTTAACAAGGTTATCTCTGGACTTACTTTGAATGAGTTTAAAACAAGAATTAAAGAAATAATATCCAAGATAAATAATTTCAAAGAATTCGATTTTTCAGAAATGGGGAAAGGGTTTTTGGAAATAACTGAGAGATTGTCTATGGAGAGATACGAAGATTACATTTCAGAAGGACTGTATAATTTGTTGTCTAATGACAGAATAAACCTTAAGAAGTTGCAAAATATACTTGGCTATGTTTCCAGTGAAGATTTTTACAAAGACGTTTTTGAATTGGAAAGCGATATATACATAGGTAAAGAACATAGCTTAAGATTTTTAGATGATTTCTCAGTAATTTTAGGTGATTTTTACGCAGAATCAACACCAATTGGACGTATCGCTGTTATATTTGACAAGTATGGAAAGTACGATCAAATAATAGATAGCTTTGAATTCATGCTTAACAGATTGACAGAATACTTCACAGTTGTATCAAGAAATGTGTAA